A single region of the Rattus rattus isolate New Zealand chromosome 8, Rrattus_CSIRO_v1, whole genome shotgun sequence genome encodes:
- the LOC116907489 gene encoding neutrophilic granule protein-like has product MARLWKTFVLVVALAVVACEAHRRLRYEEIVNRAIEAYNRGQRGRPLFRLLSATPPSGQNPTSSVPLEFRIKETVCISTTERRLENCDFREGGEERNCTGEFSRRQRSLTLTCDRDCPREVSQVATFSDNKSDDSEKDKLEGLPPHAKNIYENAKYDIISNILHNF; this is encoded by the exons ATGGCAAGGCTGTGGAAGACCTTCGTGTTGGTGGTGGCTTTGGCTGTGGTCGCCTGTGAGGCCCATCGCCGACTAAGATATGAGGAGATTGTTAATCGGGCCATAGAGGCATACAACCGTGGGCAGCGAGGAAGACCCCTCTTCCGCCTGCTAAGTGCCACTCCACCTTCTGGTCAG AACCCCACTTCCAGTGTCCCACTCGAGTTCAGGATTAAAGAGACAGTGTGCATTTCCACCACGGAGAGACGGCTTGAAAACTGCGACTTCCGGGAGGGCGGG GAGGAGAGAAACTGCACAGGTGAATTCTCCAGAAGGCAGCGGTCCTTGACCTTGACCTGCGACAGGGATTGTCCTAGAGAG GTTTCCCAAGTGGCCACTTTTAGTGATAACAAGTCAGATGACTCCGAAAAGGACAAGTTAGAAGGTCTGCCCCCTCACGCCAAAAACATTTATGAAAACGCCAAGTATGATATCATCAGCAACATCCTGCATAACTTCTAA